A single region of the Salicibibacter cibi genome encodes:
- a CDS encoding DinB family protein produces the protein MGVKQVFYRQLSACHDENHWFACLQQALAGVTDEQANWKREAADHSIHEIVNHLIVYNNRCLERFKGEPVPPIEEGNEATFRSGENRDWSVTVAQLTTMMDEWLHIIDGTTESDWRAPVHGESGETWGTVLANMMIHTSYHIGQIVFIRKQQGAWDMEEEVR, from the coding sequence ATGGGGGTAAAACAAGTTTTTTATCGGCAATTATCCGCTTGTCATGATGAGAACCATTGGTTTGCATGCCTTCAGCAGGCGCTCGCGGGGGTCACGGATGAGCAGGCGAATTGGAAACGGGAGGCAGCCGACCATAGTATCCATGAAATCGTCAATCATCTTATTGTATATAATAATCGTTGTCTGGAGCGCTTCAAAGGAGAACCAGTCCCTCCAATTGAAGAAGGAAATGAAGCTACTTTTCGAAGCGGTGAAAATCGGGATTGGTCTGTCACCGTGGCCCAGTTAACAACGATGATGGATGAATGGCTGCACATCATTGATGGAACAACGGAATCTGATTGGAGAGCGCCCGTCCATGGAGAAAGCGGGGAGACGTGGGGGACGGTGCTTGCAAATATGATGATCCATACGAGCTATCATATTGGACAAATTGTATTTATTCGCAAACAGCAGGGGGCTTGGGACATGGAGGAAGAGGTGCGTTGA
- the thiO gene encoding glycine oxidase ThiO: protein MKRHESYDLIIVGAGIIGLAIAYYGTRAGLKTLILDRGDAGNGTTSAAAGMLGVQVELQSRTPLYPLAKKSRELYAQLAEELMAQTGTSIGRTVSGAIKPAFSSEEWKKLNEIERWQTAAGESVQCLTAAQLYEHLPFLADGAEGALYFPEEAHVEPVQTASAFRQAAVLQGAELKTYTGVRALLQNGDHCEGVLSASGEEFYSEHVVLATGSDLFELSADRSVLPIEGIKGEAIRVQGKHPLVTKTLYHEHFYFVPKPNGETLIGATSELSRDRRTTVQGIGEVLQRAQQLLPEVAHAKISKMWAGIRPQTTDGLPLMGPHPSIRGCWLCGGHGRNGILLAPASGKEMVATITSGKMEALQAFRPNRNH from the coding sequence ATGAAACGACATGAATCGTATGATCTCATTATTGTCGGCGCAGGGATCATAGGGCTCGCGATCGCGTATTACGGAACACGGGCAGGGTTAAAAACACTTATTCTTGACCGTGGGGATGCAGGAAACGGCACGACATCGGCCGCCGCCGGTATGTTGGGGGTCCAAGTGGAACTGCAATCCCGAACGCCTCTGTATCCTCTCGCGAAAAAGAGCCGGGAATTGTACGCGCAATTGGCTGAGGAGTTGATGGCGCAAACGGGGACATCCATCGGCCGAACGGTTTCCGGCGCGATTAAACCGGCTTTTTCATCGGAAGAATGGAAAAAATTAAATGAAATTGAACGATGGCAAACGGCAGCCGGGGAATCGGTGCAATGTTTAACGGCTGCACAATTGTACGAACACCTTCCCTTCCTCGCCGATGGGGCAGAGGGTGCCCTTTATTTTCCTGAAGAAGCGCACGTGGAACCTGTGCAAACAGCTTCTGCCTTCCGACAAGCAGCGGTGCTTCAAGGCGCTGAATTGAAAACGTATACCGGCGTGCGCGCTCTGCTTCAAAATGGCGATCATTGCGAAGGGGTCCTTTCGGCGAGCGGCGAGGAATTTTATAGCGAACATGTCGTTCTGGCAACCGGTTCTGATTTGTTTGAGCTTTCCGCGGATCGAAGTGTGCTACCGATTGAAGGGATAAAAGGAGAGGCGATTCGCGTGCAAGGGAAGCATCCGCTCGTCACGAAGACGCTCTATCATGAACATTTCTATTTCGTGCCGAAGCCAAATGGCGAAACACTAATCGGGGCGACGTCCGAGTTATCGCGGGATCGGAGAACAACGGTGCAAGGCATCGGCGAAGTACTCCAGCGTGCGCAACAGTTGCTCCCTGAAGTTGCGCACGCGAAAATCTCGAAAATGTGGGCGGGTATTCGTCCGCAAACGACGGATGGCCTTCCCTTGATGGGGCCTCATCCTTCGATCCGCGGATGTTGGCTCTGTGGCGGTCACGGACGCAATGGTATTTTATTGGCGCCGGCTTCCGGGAAGGAAATGGTTGCCACGATCACGAGTGGAAAGATGGAAGCTTTACAGGCGTTTCGGCCTAATCGAAATCATTAA
- a CDS encoding thiamine phosphate synthase, producing MTWHLITTNNCPFHIQVRQLRHALKNIDIVHIRDKEASLQRLKQQIDQLCKIGLRRERIVLNEHAEAAAAWDLGGVHLPSNSSLTAKDVKNKAPNLQVGASVHNLEEAKARAEEGVDYLYYGHIYPSASKPDVPPRGTAALQSVVQSVRIPVLAIGGITRDRLGEISRTGASGIALISGFWEAEKPEEEAIQFNRFGQMNYETT from the coding sequence GTGACCTGGCATTTAATCACGACGAACAACTGCCCGTTTCACATTCAAGTAAGGCAGTTGCGACACGCATTGAAAAATATTGACATCGTTCATATTCGCGATAAGGAAGCTTCGCTGCAACGGTTAAAACAACAAATTGACCAGCTTTGTAAAATTGGACTACGACGCGAGCGAATTGTTCTTAATGAACATGCGGAAGCAGCGGCCGCGTGGGACTTGGGGGGTGTTCACTTGCCGAGCAATTCCTCGCTGACGGCAAAAGACGTGAAAAACAAGGCGCCGAATCTGCAAGTGGGGGCGTCGGTGCACAACCTCGAGGAAGCAAAAGCCCGGGCTGAAGAAGGGGTGGACTACCTTTATTATGGACATATATATCCGAGCGCGAGTAAACCCGACGTCCCGCCCCGTGGGACTGCGGCACTGCAATCGGTTGTGCAATCGGTTCGCATCCCCGTGCTTGCGATCGGAGGCATCACCCGGGACCGTTTAGGCGAAATATCCCGCACCGGTGCTTCGGGCATTGCGCTAATTTCAGGTTTTTGGGAAGCGGAAAAACCGGAAGAAGAGGCCATCCAATTTAATCGTTTTGGGCAGATGAATTATGAAACGACATGA
- a CDS encoding DUF6612 family protein has product MLKTKGFVAVSACMLMLAACGEGDADTEEAENDTEEVEEGETADSEAADENGEEDGTDDSAEGDATEEELSAEEVLSQSIEAMDQLNSYSSEMDINQSINVDGEEMPMDMTMSMDVVLDPMAFSQTMTTPDPVTEEDMEIEQYMDEDGTIYMLEPEDDEWIMMDGGSMGMEDIQDLEMSPQEQLEMLQEFSSELTVEEEEDHYALTIEGSGDELIELSREFATMQGDPQMEAEMDQVLGQMEINALDYVMHIDKETFYQDELEMNMEMEMEEEGQTMELSQEMQGTFSDFDEIDEIEIPQEAIDDAIDLESEMEELEDLEEEDLDL; this is encoded by the coding sequence ATGTTGAAAACGAAAGGATTTGTAGCGGTCTCTGCCTGTATGCTGATGTTAGCAGCTTGTGGAGAAGGAGACGCGGATACCGAGGAAGCGGAGAACGATACGGAAGAAGTTGAGGAAGGCGAGACGGCGGACTCGGAAGCTGCAGATGAAAATGGCGAGGAAGATGGTACCGACGACAGTGCTGAAGGAGACGCAACGGAAGAAGAATTGAGTGCAGAAGAAGTATTAAGCCAGTCTATAGAAGCGATGGATCAACTAAACAGTTACAGCTCGGAAATGGATATAAATCAGTCCATAAACGTAGACGGTGAAGAAATGCCCATGGATATGACGATGAGTATGGATGTTGTATTGGATCCGATGGCTTTTTCGCAAACAATGACAACACCTGATCCAGTAACGGAAGAAGATATGGAGATCGAACAATACATGGACGAAGATGGCACGATTTATATGTTAGAACCGGAAGACGATGAATGGATCATGATGGATGGAGGTTCCATGGGAATGGAGGACATTCAAGATTTGGAAATGTCCCCGCAAGAACAGCTTGAAATGCTCCAGGAATTTTCGAGTGAACTCACCGTGGAAGAAGAAGAGGACCACTATGCTTTAACGATTGAAGGTTCCGGTGATGAGCTAATTGAGCTCAGTAGAGAATTTGCAACGATGCAGGGAGATCCTCAGATGGAGGCCGAAATGGATCAAGTATTAGGGCAGATGGAAATCAATGCCCTGGACTATGTCATGCATATTGACAAGGAAACATTCTATCAAGACGAACTGGAAATGAATATGGAGATGGAAATGGAAGAAGAAGGACAGACCATGGAACTATCTCAAGAAATGCAAGGGACTTTCTCCGACTTTGATGAAATCGATGAAATTGAAATTCCGCAAGAGGCCATCGATGATGCGATCGACTTGGAAAGTGAAATGGAAGAGTTAGAAGATCTGGAAGAGGAAGATTTGGATCTTTAA
- a CDS encoding transposase, which produces MKPTVFPHDTYQTFVLEQLQEHYGRSIIHLSQDWPLILKCWQADLSGITGQLMEQYADQGPEPRDPASMLRSYLVFLFTNPGIGITQWINEMKRTPIYAILSGFSPDDIPGVGTFYEFIERLWPEATKNLKPKKQKPKKNKKKGQKGKKGQKANYKPGKVERFARWSERHMDIVKPLPGDPLFQFFEQNILKVSADLGLIGDPDALSVAGDGTPVVTQAYRRSKPTCDCRANGIYGCHHHRIYSQPDCDGGWDSSREKYFNGYHLYMLAAADSPHDLPLYPRLHPASRHDAVSLVASAVEFNQRYTLGSVNRMLLDAAHDAEAIYELLDKQGTEPFIDLNNRSKKNIETNSDIQISPEGIPICPNGREMKPNGFDKSQNRRKWRCTPSCGCSDATYGRTYHTKSSDNLRLFPKTPRDSQAWKDIYKRRTSSERTNKREKNDYQLEAGRHRSTMMWYMRIYGIMICQHIDAWYESQKDDWNQLKTTICPAAA; this is translated from the coding sequence TTGAAACCAACGGTTTTTCCTCATGACACGTATCAAACCTTTGTCCTTGAACAACTTCAGGAACACTACGGACGCTCCATTATCCATTTGAGTCAGGATTGGCCGCTCATCCTCAAATGTTGGCAAGCCGACCTTTCAGGCATTACCGGCCAACTGATGGAGCAGTATGCGGATCAAGGGCCAGAACCCCGCGATCCGGCTTCCATGTTGCGTTCCTATCTCGTCTTTTTGTTCACAAATCCCGGCATCGGGATCACCCAATGGATCAACGAAATGAAACGCACACCTATTTACGCGATCTTGAGCGGCTTTTCTCCTGATGATATCCCCGGGGTTGGCACGTTCTATGAGTTTATCGAGCGCCTCTGGCCCGAGGCGACCAAAAACTTAAAACCCAAGAAGCAAAAACCGAAAAAGAACAAGAAGAAGGGCCAAAAAGGAAAGAAAGGCCAAAAAGCCAATTACAAACCGGGTAAAGTCGAACGCTTCGCACGATGGTCGGAACGCCATATGGACATCGTCAAACCATTGCCCGGCGACCCACTTTTTCAGTTTTTCGAACAGAATATCTTAAAGGTTTCTGCGGACCTAGGCCTGATCGGAGATCCTGATGCGCTCAGTGTCGCCGGGGATGGTACGCCTGTTGTCACGCAAGCTTACCGGCGAAGCAAACCGACCTGTGATTGTCGCGCGAACGGGATTTATGGCTGCCATCATCATCGCATCTATTCCCAGCCGGATTGTGACGGTGGATGGGACAGCTCCCGTGAGAAGTACTTTAACGGCTATCATCTCTATATGTTAGCGGCCGCGGACAGCCCGCATGACCTGCCATTGTATCCACGTCTGCATCCGGCATCCCGGCATGATGCCGTCAGTTTGGTCGCGAGCGCGGTTGAATTCAACCAACGCTACACCTTGGGATCCGTGAATCGTATGCTTCTCGATGCCGCTCATGACGCCGAGGCTATCTATGAGCTCTTGGATAAGCAAGGTACCGAGCCTTTCATCGATTTGAACAACAGAAGCAAAAAGAATATCGAAACGAACAGTGATATTCAGATTTCACCCGAGGGCATTCCCATCTGCCCCAACGGTCGTGAAATGAAACCAAATGGCTTCGACAAATCCCAGAATCGCAGGAAGTGGCGCTGCACGCCATCCTGCGGGTGTTCGGACGCGACATACGGCCGGACCTATCACACGAAATCAAGTGACAACCTGCGTTTGTTTCCCAAAACGCCACGCGATTCTCAAGCGTGGAAAGACATCTACAAACGCCGCACTTCAAGCGAACGGACAAACAAACGCGAGAAGAATGATTATCAACTGGAAGCCGGTCGACACCGATCAACGATGATGTGGTACATGCGTATTTATGGCATTATGATCTGCCAACACATAGACGCCTGGTATGAAAGCCAAAAAGACGACTGGAACCAGCTCAAAACGACTATCTGCCCTGCCGCTGCTTAA
- a CDS encoding DUF4064 domain-containing protein: MKRTGEMALGIIGVVITFVIGLLVVIGTIGFQSFMGMVEQEMMQDPTLSAQEAEAGAWALGMFGSFGWWIFVMHIIGLVIGIIAVIKLNSNAKLAGILFLVSGGAMLILTFGTSIIQSVLLIIAGIMCLVRKPPVSLEEEKHVETPL, from the coding sequence TTGAAACGAACAGGCGAAATGGCATTAGGGATCATTGGAGTAGTTATCACTTTTGTCATAGGCTTATTAGTGGTTATCGGCACCATTGGATTTCAGTCATTCATGGGAATGGTAGAACAAGAAATGATGCAGGATCCGACATTGTCCGCCCAGGAGGCAGAAGCAGGTGCATGGGCCTTAGGAATGTTCGGTTCCTTCGGTTGGTGGATCTTTGTGATGCACATCATTGGGCTTGTCATAGGAATCATCGCCGTTATCAAGCTCAACAGTAACGCAAAATTGGCCGGAATTTTATTTCTCGTATCGGGAGGAGCTATGCTCATTTTGACCTTTGGCACATCCATTATTCAATCGGTACTTTTGATCATCGCGGGCATCATGTGCCTTGTACGAAAACCACCGGTATCTTTGGAAGAGGAAAAGCATGTGGAAACACCATTGTAG
- a CDS encoding DUF4352 domain-containing protein, with product MWTVLGIIGFIFLALVGLVFIILGSINPKWAMMKSRGPVYAIFAPILAIGVIGPIVMIVMAIMNAEPTASEEIESVEEPPIEEEEPPMDSETPPLEEEDPLELDEEEENFDEEEVASRDNPAYPGEMITFVLEHYTYGLMEVDVTLLDTIRGEEAWEMIEEADEYNEPPEDGMEYFIAYFDIDLNQIEEDPFNLSSFEFDLVSSEGNVYNDDTYVTGLDDPIDADLYEGAGSEGHVVFQVDEDDPSPYVVFLRDLDGVWYQTEEGADIDLETEESV from the coding sequence ATGTGGACGGTTTTAGGTATTATAGGGTTTATCTTTTTAGCGTTAGTGGGTCTTGTATTCATCATATTAGGGTCCATTAATCCGAAATGGGCCATGATGAAAAGTAGAGGGCCCGTTTATGCGATTTTTGCCCCGATTTTGGCCATTGGCGTTATCGGTCCAATAGTAATGATCGTTATGGCTATTATGAATGCAGAGCCGACAGCTTCAGAAGAGATCGAATCTGTGGAGGAGCCTCCGATTGAAGAGGAAGAACCTCCGATGGACTCTGAAACACCTCCGTTGGAAGAGGAAGATCCGCTTGAGTTGGATGAAGAAGAAGAAAATTTTGATGAGGAAGAAGTCGCTTCCCGTGACAACCCCGCTTATCCGGGTGAAATGATTACATTTGTGTTGGAGCACTATACTTATGGCCTTATGGAAGTGGATGTAACACTGCTTGATACCATCCGCGGCGAAGAAGCATGGGAAATGATCGAAGAAGCCGATGAATATAACGAACCACCCGAAGATGGCATGGAATATTTCATCGCCTATTTTGACATTGATTTGAACCAGATTGAAGAAGACCCGTTTAATCTCAGTTCATTTGAGTTTGATCTCGTGTCATCAGAAGGGAACGTATACAATGATGACACATATGTTACAGGTCTAGATGATCCGATTGATGCCGATTTATATGAAGGGGCAGGCAGTGAAGGGCACGTCGTTTTCCAAGTCGACGAAGACGATCCATCCCCTTATGTCGTGTTTCTCCGGGACCTTGATGGAGTTTGGTATCAGACAGAAGAAGGAGCAGACATCGATTTGGAAACCGAAGAGTCGGTTTAA